AAGATAGCATTCTTCTCCGGCATACCCACTCCCCTCTCAACCGCCCCGCGCTCGCAACGAGCCGGATCGCGGCGCGACGCGCGCGAACGCTATGCATGAATTGCGTCACATTCGCGATGTCGTCGCTTTCACGCGCACGCCGATGCGTTGCATTCGGTTTGTTGTGCGGTGCAAAAAGCTATATCAACCGCAAGGGCTGTCAAGCGTGCGCCACCCGTTTCGCGTATGCCTCGCGAATAAGGGCTATGTGTTTCGCAGTGGCGCGGAAAACGGCGCGGCGCCGAAAATCGCGTCAGCGATTTTTACGCGCGCCAAGGCCGCAGCGACGCGACGGGTTACCCGACGACAGCCTGATCGGAAATTCGCGCAAGACTTTCCTCGCGCCCCAAAATTTCCAGAACGTCGAAAATGCCGGGCGACGTCGCGCGGCCGGTGAGCGCGGCGCGCAAAGGCTGTGCGAGATCGCCGAGTTTGACGCCAAGTGCTGTCGCGAGATCGCGCACGACCGCTTCCGTCGTTGCGGCCGTCCAGTTTGGAAGCCCTGCAAGTTTCTCGACAAGCTGCGCAAGCCGCGCGCGCGCTTCCGCCGAAAGCAGCTGCGCCGCCTTTGCGTCGAGCGACAGCGGACGCTGCGCGAAGAGAAAGCCCGCGCCGTCGAGAAGTTCGTTCAAAGTCTTCGCACGCGCCTTCAGGCCCGGCAAGGCGGCGCGCAACTGCGCGCGCGTCCCCTCGTCGAGCGCCTGCGCGACCGCGCCGCCGCCTTCGAGATAGGGAAGCGTCGCGATGAGCAAGTCCAACAGCTCGTCATCATCGCTATCGCGCAGATAATGGCCGTTCATATTTTCAAGCTTGGCGAAATCGAAACGCGCCGGCGAACGGTGCACCTGCGAAAGATCGAACGACTCGACCATCTCCGGCGTCGTGAAGAACTCCTTGTCGCCCTGCGACCACCCCAATCGAACGAGATAGTTGCGCAGCGCCGCCGGCAAATAGCCCATCGCGCGGTAGGCGTCGACGCCGAGCGCGCCATGGCGCTTCGAAAGCTTGGCGCCGTCCGGTCCGTGAATCAGCGGAATATGCGCGAAGGCCGGAATCGTCCAACCCATCGCCTGATAGATATGCGTCTGTCGCCCAGCATTGGTGAGATGATCGTCGCCGCGAATGATCTGCGTGACGCCCATGTCGTGATCGTCGACGACGACCGCGAGCATGTAGGTCGGCGCGCCGTCCGATCGCAGCAGAATGAAATCGTCAAGATCCTTGTTCTGGAAGACGACGCGTCCCTGCACGGCGTCGTCGACGATCGTCTCGCCGTCCTGGGGCGCCTTGATGCGCACGACATAGGGCGCGCCGGCGGGCGCCTCCGAGGGATCGCGATCGCGCCAGCGGCCGTCGTAGCGCCAAGGGCGCTTTTCCGCCTTGGCCTTCTCGCGCATCTCCTCGAGCTCCTGCGCCGTGGCGTAGCAGCGATAGGCGTGTCCCTGCGCCAGCAGCTCTTCGGCGACCTCGGCATGGCGCGTGGCGCGCGCGGACTGGTAGACGATGTCGCCGTCCCATTCGAGGCCGAGCCACTGCAGGCCATCGATGATGGCGCCGATCGCCGCTTGCGTGGAGCGCTCGCGGTCGGTGTCTTCGATACGCAGCATCATCCGGCCGCCGTGCTTCTTAGCGTAAAGCCAGTTGAACAGCGCCGTGCGCGCCCCGCCGATGTGCAGAAAGCCGGTGGGCGACGGAGCGAAGCGGGTGACGACCTGTGACATGAGCGCGGCGAATTCCTCGATTTGGGTCGGCCCGTCTAACACGGCGCACGCGAAGCGAACATAGATCGTCACGATGATGGTTTAACCAAAGCGTGAACATATGGCTTGCGGAACGCAGTAAGAACCGATATCGTTCTGTTCATGATTTGTTTAGGTTATCGAGCCAGAAGCTGCGGCTCAGCCAAAATCAACGATTCGGCTTGCGGGGCGGTGCGGCGATGCTGACCAAAAAACAAAACGATCTATTGCGCTTCATTCATGAACGTCTGAAGGAGTCGGGCGTGCCGCCGTCCTTCGACGAGATGAAGGACGCACTCGACCTGCGGTCAAAGTCGGGGATTCATCGGCTGATTCTCGCACTTGAGGAACGCGGATTCATCCGCCGCCTGCCCAATCGCGCCCGCGCGCTCGAAGTTCTGCGTCTACCTGAATCGGCCACGCCGCGCACCGCGGGCGGGCGCAACGGCAAGTTCTCGCCGTCCGTCATCGAGGGGAATCTCGGGCGCGTCCGGCCGCTCAGCGAACGTTTTGAGGACGAAAGCGAACGTCAGGTCGCCATTCCGGTCATGGGGCGCATCGCCGCCGGCACGCCGATCTCCGCCATCCAGAATCGTAGCCACACCATCAGCCTGCCGCCCGACCTGCTCTCGAGCGGCGAGCACTTCGCGCTCGAAGTGCGCGGCGATTCGATGATCGAAGCCGGAATTCTCGACGGCGATACGGTCGTGATCCGCAAGCAGGACAGCGCCGACACCGGCGACATCGTCGTGGCGCTGATCGACGATGAGGAAGCGACGCTGAAACGCCTGCGCAAGCGCGGCGCCTCGATCGCGTTGGAGGCCGCCAATCCCGCCTATGAGACGCGGATCTTCGGCCCCGATCGCGTGCGCATTCAGGGCAGGCTCGTGAGCCTTCTGCGGAAATATTAGTTTCTGGCAACGCCGTCATTGCGAGCGAAGCGAAGCAATCCAGCGCTTTGAGGCCTCCCCCTGGATTGCTTCGTCGCTACGCTCCTCGCAATGACGCGTGAATTGCTCCGCCCTACTCAAGCGGCTCCATTGCGCGCGCATCTTCCGCGCTGCGCTCTTCATCGCTCAGCGGCGCGGTAAATCCGGATGCGCGGCGATTGCGGGGCGCCGGCGACCAGGGCCGATCCTCGTCGATCGCGCGCGCCGTCGTCCATTCGACGCCCTCCGCCTTGAACCTCAAAGCCACTGCCCCTGTTTCGGACAGTCTGCGGCGATCGATCACGATTTCCGCCGCACAGCCTAACGGCGCGTAGAGCGGCGTCACGATGACGGCGGCGCGCGCGCAGTCTTCGAAGAAGCCGCCGCGCCCGGCGACGAGCGCGACAAAGCGGCCGTTGACGGCCTTCGCCACGCAACCCGTGTCGTCGCAGGCGACGCCGCTCCTCGCATCCGCGGACTGGCGCGCGTCGCCGTCCGCGCGCAACCATTGTTCCGCGGCGAAAGCGCTCGGTTTTTGCCCCAGGACGGCGAGCTGTCCGGACGGCAGGCGCAGCGCCGCCGATTCTCCGGTCGCCGGCACGGCCAGATCAAACGGCGCGCCGCTCCTCGCGCCCATCAGTCCGATCAAGGCGAGAGGAATGGCGAGCGCGCGCCACGCCCAAGTGCGCCATAGCACGAGCGACAGGACCGCAAGCGAAAGGAACAGGATCGCCCAGGGCGCAAAGGCTTTGACCGGCAGGCTCGCGCCGGGCGCGCTGGCGATCAGCCCGGCGAGATAGGTCACGAGGTCGATGCCGAGCTTGAGATAGCGCCAGATGAAGCCGTCGAGGCCCAGGGGGTAAAGCGCGGCGCCGACGAGCGCGCAGGGAACGGCGAAGAATTCGATGATCGCCAACGTCAGCGGATTGCCTATCAGCACATAGGGGCTGAGCTCATGAAAATCATTCGCCATGAAGGAAGCGGTCGCCGAGGTCGCACATAGCGTTGCGAAGATCGCCGCGCCCGGTCCGTGCAGCAGGCGCTCGGCGACGCTTTCACGGAGCGCGCCCCATCGCCCTTGCGGCGCGCGATCGTCGATGCGGCGCTTCGCGAGATATTCGCCGCGCCATTCGTACACCGCGATCAAGGCCGCCACCGCCGCGAAGGAGAGCTGAAAGCTTGCGCCGAGCAACGCCTCCGGCTCGAAAGCGATGATGAAGAGCGCGGCAAGCGCCAGATTGCGCATCGACAGCGACGGCCGATCGAAGAGAACCGCCGCAAGCATGATGAGAGTCATCACTAGCGCGCGCTCGGTGCCGACGCGCGAGCCCGTGCCGATGTCGTAGAGAATGGCGCCGAGCATGGCGAGCGCCGCCGCCCATTTCTTGATCGGATAATTCAGAGCGAGCGTTTGCGACGTCGCCAACAGGCGCCGAAAGCCGACGAAGAAGATGCCGGCGACGAGCGTCATCTGAACGCCGGAAATGGTGATGATGTGAAAAATTCCGGCCCGGCGGATGAGGCTCTTGGCGTCTTCCGACAGCAGGTCGCGCTTGCCCGTCACCATCGCGGCGGCGATCGCGCCGGCGTCGCCTTCGATGATTCGATAGACGCGCATCGCCAGGGCGTTGCGCATATGGTCGACGTGCGCGAAGAAACGCAGCGAAAATGGCGCCGGTTCGGGCGGTGACATCGTCTCGATTCGTCCAAGCGCGTTGCCGACCGCGCCGATGCGCGCAAAAAATGCGTCCCGCGCGAAATCATAGCCCCCGGGGAGCGCCGCCCGCGCCGGCGGCATCAGCCGCGCCTTGAAGGCGATGAAGTCGCCGGCCGAAAAATTCGGCTCGCCGCGCGTCGTCAGACGCACGCGGGAGGGAACGATGTCGTCTGGAAAGCCTTCGGCGCTCGCGACGCGCAGGATAAAGCGCGCGCCGGCCCGGCGTAGATCCACCTCCTCGACGAAGCCGGTCAGCTCACCGATGCCGACGCGTGGAACGATCGGCGCCGCGACGCGCGCCGTCCGCCAGGCGCCCGACGCAAAGCCAAGGGCGATGAAAGCGAGCGTCAGGAAAAGCGCATGGGCGCGGGCGTGCCGGCGCGTAAGCGCGGCCAAGATTGCAAAGGCGGCGAGCGCGCAAAGGCAAAGCGCCAGCGAAGGTTCACGCTCGGCCGAGAAATAGAGCACGACGCCGCCGCCTGACGCGACGACCAGCCAGAGAAACGGACGGCGTAGCGCCCGCTCCTGCTCCAGCGCCGTGCGCAAGGCCTCGGCCAATCCTCGCACCCGCAGCGGAAAGACGCGCGATGAAAGATCGCGGCCGCGCTCCTCCCGTTCAGCCGTGCGTGAAATGTCGTTCAAGAATGACCGGCCCCGCACAAATACGGGAAAGAGACTAGCGCCGACCGCGTCCCTTGTCTTGCGCCGTCCCTAAACCACCGCTCCCATTCCCGGTTGCCTGAGGCGCCATAAAAACCTATCCCCTTAAATCAGAAGCGAGATCCACGCTTGAGATGGACTTGCAATGCGATCAGCGCGCAGCGGCGCGGCGATCGCTCTCAATCGGTTTGGCGTCAATGAACAGCGATCCATCGCCGGGCAGATCCTTGTTTCGCGGACTGACGCGAAAATGCCCAAACTGCGGCAAGGGCAAGCTGTTCGCGAGCTACCTGAAGCCGCGCGAGTCTTGCGCGCATTGCCGGGAAAGTTTTGCGGGCCTCGATGCGGATGATGGCCCAGCATGGCTGACCGTCGGCGCCGTGACGATTACAGTCGTGCCGCTTCTCTTCATATTGGAGAGCAGCAGCCGTTTCTCCTACGCCGTCGAGATGTTGATCGTTGTGCCGCTAACGATCGCGCTCGTGTTGCTCCTGCTCCCGCTTACGAAGGGATTTTTCATCTCGGCGCTATGGCTGCTGTCCAGGAAGCCGAATTCATAGATTCGCGTTGTAATAGGCTCTCACGCCGCCGGCGCCTCGGACACGGTAAGATAAGTATCCGGCCCGTAATGCAATGTATTGCGCGCGAAATAGGGCGGCCCCGGCATGTCGAAATGCACATAGCCGTGGCTGACGTCGCTCCGTAGTAGATCGAGGCGGCTCGCCACGTCGAGTCGCAACCGGTCGCCGGGCTGAAGCCGGCTCGGTCCAGGCGTAAGGCTGAAGGAGAGCGTCACCGGCTTACCCGGCTCTAAGTGCTCGCGCACGGATGTGTCATGCACGATCTCACAGGCCGTATCGCGCGCCGGATCACGCCGCCGCCGCGCCGGACTCATGGCTCCAAGCGAGAGAAGGCTGTAGGCGCCGTCCTTGGCGAGGCGGCTGAGCCGCGCCACGAGATGGGAATCGATCTCATTGGAGCTGAAGACGAGATTGAGCGATACGGGGCCGGCGAGCGTCATCGGCCGCGCTGCGATCATTTCGAATGTGAGCGTCTGATTCGCCACTTCATCGAACCCGCCGAGCACCGGCAGGCCCAGCGGAACGGCGGCCCAGCGGTTTTCGCCCTCCCCCGGCGTCTCCGCCAATCTATGTCGCGCGTCGTCCGCGCCGCCCGAGGCGAGATAGAAGCGCCGCTGCGCCGTTCCCGGCGCCGGAAAATCGGCGGCGCCGACGTACCGCTCCTCGCCGTCAAGCCAGTAGCGGACGGCCGGTTGGCTGGCGTAGCCATTGTCCACGCCGTAGAGAATATGATCGAAAAAGGCGAGCGCTTCCAATTGCCAGGCATAGACCGGAAGCTCGTAGCGCGGCGGCGCGAGGATCATCCATTTGCGGTCCACCGGCGTCGCGGCGTTCTGGAACAGATCATAGGTCCCGAACTGGTGTAGGTTGAAATAGCCGAGATTCTGCACGACGACGAAAGGGATCTCGATCTTGCCGAGGTCTCCCGAAGGGCCGGACTGGAGCAGGCAAGTCTCTCGCGATTTTCCGTCGAGCATCCAGTTCGCGTACCATTCGCGCACCGGCTTGACCGGCGTTTTGGACATGAAGGCGCGGTAGATGGCGTCCATCCGCTTCATCAGCAAAGGTCGCCACAAGCGCTTGAGCGGCGAGTTGAAGACATGGCTGAGGAGCGCCCGGACGATCGGCGGCACGCGCAGGCCATACATTGCTGGCGTGAAGTTGGCGCCCATCCAGAGATTGCAGAAATAGAGGTTGAAGACGCCGCCAAACTGCACGAGATGCCGGAAATAATCCGTGCAGATCTCGTTGCAAAAAAAGGCCTTCAGCGCCGGCGGACGGCGTATGGCGACGAGTGGCTGCGTCATGCCGTAGTACGACGTGCCGAACAGCGCCACACGCCCGTCGCACCAGGGCTGGGCGGCGGCCCAGGCGATCGCCTGTTCATGGTCGTCGACGTCCTCAGGAGACAGGAAGACATTTTGCATCCCGCCTGAGCGGCCCATGCCCCGCCGCTCCACCACGACCTG
Above is a genomic segment from Methylocystis rosea containing:
- a CDS encoding DUF983 domain-containing protein gives rise to the protein MNSDPSPGRSLFRGLTRKCPNCGKGKLFASYLKPRESCAHCRESFAGLDADDGPAWLTVGAVTITVVPLLFILESSSRFSYAVEMLIVVPLTIALVLLLLPLTKGFFISALWLLSRKPNS
- the gltX gene encoding glutamate--tRNA ligase, whose translation is MSQVVTRFAPSPTGFLHIGGARTALFNWLYAKKHGGRMMLRIEDTDRERSTQAAIGAIIDGLQWLGLEWDGDIVYQSARATRHAEVAEELLAQGHAYRCYATAQELEEMREKAKAEKRPWRYDGRWRDRDPSEAPAGAPYVVRIKAPQDGETIVDDAVQGRVVFQNKDLDDFILLRSDGAPTYMLAVVVDDHDMGVTQIIRGDDHLTNAGRQTHIYQAMGWTIPAFAHIPLIHGPDGAKLSKRHGALGVDAYRAMGYLPAALRNYLVRLGWSQGDKEFFTTPEMVESFDLSQVHRSPARFDFAKLENMNGHYLRDSDDDELLDLLIATLPYLEGGGAVAQALDEGTRAQLRAALPGLKARAKTLNELLDGAGFLFAQRPLSLDAKAAQLLSAEARARLAQLVEKLAGLPNWTAATTEAVVRDLATALGVKLGDLAQPLRAALTGRATSPGIFDVLEILGREESLARISDQAVVG
- a CDS encoding ComEC/Rec2 family competence protein produces the protein MNDISRTAEREERGRDLSSRVFPLRVRGLAEALRTALEQERALRRPFLWLVVASGGGVVLYFSAEREPSLALCLCALAAFAILAALTRRHARAHALFLTLAFIALGFASGAWRTARVAAPIVPRVGIGELTGFVEEVDLRRAGARFILRVASAEGFPDDIVPSRVRLTTRGEPNFSAGDFIAFKARLMPPARAALPGGYDFARDAFFARIGAVGNALGRIETMSPPEPAPFSLRFFAHVDHMRNALAMRVYRIIEGDAGAIAAAMVTGKRDLLSEDAKSLIRRAGIFHIITISGVQMTLVAGIFFVGFRRLLATSQTLALNYPIKKWAAALAMLGAILYDIGTGSRVGTERALVMTLIMLAAVLFDRPSLSMRNLALAALFIIAFEPEALLGASFQLSFAAVAALIAVYEWRGEYLAKRRIDDRAPQGRWGALRESVAERLLHGPGAAIFATLCATSATASFMANDFHELSPYVLIGNPLTLAIIEFFAVPCALVGAALYPLGLDGFIWRYLKLGIDLVTYLAGLIASAPGASLPVKAFAPWAILFLSLAVLSLVLWRTWAWRALAIPLALIGLMGARSGAPFDLAVPATGESAALRLPSGQLAVLGQKPSAFAAEQWLRADGDARQSADARSGVACDDTGCVAKAVNGRFVALVAGRGGFFEDCARAAVIVTPLYAPLGCAAEIVIDRRRLSETGAVALRFKAEGVEWTTARAIDEDRPWSPAPRNRRASGFTAPLSDEERSAEDARAMEPLE
- the lexA gene encoding transcriptional repressor LexA, with product MLTKKQNDLLRFIHERLKESGVPPSFDEMKDALDLRSKSGIHRLILALEERGFIRRLPNRARALEVLRLPESATPRTAGGRNGKFSPSVIEGNLGRVRPLSERFEDESERQVAIPVMGRIAAGTPISAIQNRSHTISLPPDLLSSGEHFALEVRGDSMIEAGILDGDTVVIRKQDSADTGDIVVALIDDEEATLKRLRKRGASIALEAANPAYETRIFGPDRVRIQGRLVSLLRKY
- a CDS encoding CocE/NonD family hydrolase, translating into MSEWLDNLIPIKAPELTHEQLAGWRPTRAAAEGLGCRLLADQRIEAAGGVTLSADVYTPSAPGRYPAIVQFAAYTRELHTAGAPTGSNEIGSPPVFTSRGYVQVVVERRGMGRSGGMQNVFLSPEDVDDHEQAIAWAAAQPWCDGRVALFGTSYYGMTQPLVAIRRPPALKAFFCNEICTDYFRHLVQFGGVFNLYFCNLWMGANFTPAMYGLRVPPIVRALLSHVFNSPLKRLWRPLLMKRMDAIYRAFMSKTPVKPVREWYANWMLDGKSRETCLLQSGPSGDLGKIEIPFVVVQNLGYFNLHQFGTYDLFQNAATPVDRKWMILAPPRYELPVYAWQLEALAFFDHILYGVDNGYASQPAVRYWLDGEERYVGAADFPAPGTAQRRFYLASGGADDARHRLAETPGEGENRWAAVPLGLPVLGGFDEVANQTLTFEMIAARPMTLAGPVSLNLVFSSNEIDSHLVARLSRLAKDGAYSLLSLGAMSPARRRRDPARDTACEIVHDTSVREHLEPGKPVTLSFSLTPGPSRLQPGDRLRLDVASRLDLLRSDVSHGYVHFDMPGPPYFARNTLHYGPDTYLTVSEAPAA